A part of Scylla paramamosain isolate STU-SP2022 chromosome 24, ASM3559412v1, whole genome shotgun sequence genomic DNA contains:
- the LOC135112857 gene encoding uncharacterized protein LOC135112857: MTLPIKNLPHLCQFILRCHSRHRSIIPRCVSAVHANNFGCRSLFTHNTETYVKLKEKELQVNPGFGVLHVTGTIDFHIKPTNVQEYPDADRAFVAVHGLPSASCEGITVELTGEQRDILTVCATAKSPSVFCEVMVPIKYDLDVKLMDEGRLRISQMESDEIKVLTENGEVNSRGLKSHNIHITTENGHITSDGSMQGNIFINAKNTHLKAKRLQGLALNIEAKELSTEIESSYMNQGQIKADKGTIKINNLHGCTDLLVKHGQVVVNGFHGQIAGFIGSGKIEMQVTDVTGHSTLHLKEGNMKLSVLEAPRHDLEVKAPSLSLSEEVRACGTLSQGSSQVFTISRNDPEASALQATVVSGEAHVECQNWFSTLGIKLPNK, translated from the exons GTGTCACAGCAGACACAGGAGCATCATTCCAAGATGTGTCAGTGCAGTCCATGCAAACAACTTTGGCTGCCGGTCTTTGTTCACCCATAACACGGAGACTTATGTCAAGCTCAAAGAGAAGGAGCTGCAGGTCAACCCAGGCTTTGGTGTCCTTCATGTCACTGGAACAATTGACTTTCACATCAAGCCAACAAATGTACAG GAATATCCGGATGCAGACCGAGCCTTTGTGGCAGTACACGGCCTGCCCTCTGCATCTTGTGAGGGCATCACTGTGGAGCTGACAGGCGAGCAGAGGGACATCCTAACTGTGTGTGCAACGGCTAAGTCACCAAGTGTTTTTTGTGAAGTGATGGTACCCATTAAGTATG ATCTTGATGTGAAGTTAATGGACGAAGGACGGCTCAGGATTTCACAGATGGAGTCTGATGAAATTAAAGTGCTCACTGAGAATGGAGAAGTGAACAGTCGTGGCCTCAAGAGTCACAACATTCACATCACCACTGAAAATGGACACATTACATCTGATGGCTCGATGCAGggaaatattttcataaatgCTAAAAACACG CATTTAAAGGCCAAAAGATTGCAAGGTCTAGCACTGAACATAGAAGCCAAGGAGCTGAGCACTGAGATAGAGTCCTCCTACATGAACCAGGGTCAGATCAAGGCTGACAAAGGAACCATTAAAATCAACAACCTTCATGGGTGCACTGATTTATTAGTCAAGCATGGCCAGGTTGTTGTCA ATGGATTCCATGGCCAGATAGCAGGCTTTATCGGCTCTGGCAAGATAGAAATGCAAGTCACAGATGTCACAGGGCATTCAACTCTTCACCTGAAGGAAGGCAACATGAAGCTGTCAGTGCTGGAGGCTCCAAG GCATGATTTGGAAGTGAAGGCCCCCTCGCTGTCCTtgagtgaggaggtgagggcCTGTGGCACTCTCTCACAAGGCAGCAGTCAAGTGTTCACAATCAGCAGGAATGACCCTGAGGCGAGTGCACTGCAGGCCACTGTTGTCAGTGGAGAAGCACATGTTGAGTGTCAAAACTGGTTTTCCACTCTTGGAATCAAATTACCCAACAAATGA